The Branchiostoma floridae strain S238N-H82 chromosome 7, Bfl_VNyyK, whole genome shotgun sequence region ATAGACAGGCCCAGATAAGGATGTTTTCTGGTCAGCATTTCCCACAAAATCATCCCGAAACTGTAAACATCAACCTGCAGGGAGGAAAAAATAAACTTCAGTCTAGAGTTGACAAACACACTCAAAGTATAATCTTGTTTGCAAAGGTAATAAGAATATTCTCAATTTTTCTAATTGACTAATACCAACATATATATCTAATGCTTAGTAAAGTGGAGTTTTTAGGCTTAGGCTTAGACTTACTTTGTTTTTCTACTTTATAATTTGTAGTTTACTATATGAAAGTTTCTGTACATTTTGCTGCATCAATAAAGCCTCCCTATCAAAGCTACTATGAACCTTAAACACCCCCTCCTGACCTTAGTAGTGATGTTTCCCTGGTTGATCAGTTCTGGTGCCATCCATGCAGGCGTGCCTCTCAGGTGACCTGACTGGGAGGCCTTCACATCTGCATCATGTCTGAACATGTATGGACAGGGGGGGGAAGAATAATAATGCAACAATCATAAGCACCTTTGCTGTCATATCAATGATAGTAAAATTTAGTATGATGTTACTGTGCGAGTAAGTATACTTTTGTGGTGATTAAGATTTAAAAGtctgctttaaaaaaaatatattactgGCATGAGAGAGATTTTCAGATCAGCCAATATTCTATCGGGGGAAGGAGGACAGAGGGTCTACATCAAACTTCATACAAGCAAAGAAAAGCAAGTTTGGGAGGCCTTATTCTTGAAAAATAATGGAGATTTTAAGCTATTTAATAATTCACACGAACAAACCATATCTATTATACACACCTAAGTTTAGAGAAGCCAAAGTCAGCGATCTTGGCCCTGAGCTGTGAATCCAGCAGCACGTTCATGGACTTGAGATCCAGATGGAGCACGGCAGGTTTCCTGTTGTGGAGGTAGTTCATCCCCAGGGCAGTGTCCCGCGCTATCTGGTAGTACAACACATGGTCCAGATCTGGTCTGGAAAACACACAACAGTCACACATCTTTAGTTAACTTCATCTGTAGTGAACGTCATTCAAGTGGTGTATATTACATCCGTACTAGGGCCTTTGTTGTTCATCCTATACATTAATGACATGCCCGACATATTGCAACATGGGAAGGTATGTCTATATGCAGACGACACCGCACTGTTCTACGCGGCGAATTCAATCAGTGACCTAAACGAAGCACTGAATGAAGACCATAGACGTATGGCTACACTCAAACAAACTGACTTTAAATGTGAAGAAGTGTAAGGCTATGTTATTTGGCACTAGGAACAAGCTGCGTCTAGGTACTGATAAACTGACAGTAACTCTTTCTGGCACATGTTTGGAGGTTGTTTCCAGCTTTAAATATCTCGGTGTCTGGTTTGACTCGTGCCTAACGTGGCAAGATCATATAGATAAACTGTGCAAGGGTGTATCGGCCAGACTAGGTGTGTTACGGCGTCTTAAGCCAGTTTTGCCAAAACATACCCTTGAGATGTTATTCAATTGTATGGTCCTTCCCAAATTAGACTACTGCGATGTTGTGTGGGGTAACTGTGGAAAATGCCTTTCAGATAAGCTACAAAAGCTGCACAACCGGGCTGCTAGAATTGTACTTGGTCTTTCACATGTGTCTCACATCGGTAGTGATGAACTTTCTAGTCTACACTGGAAAACTCTGGAAACTAGAAGAAATGAACACCTGTTGCATACAGTTTACAAGTCTGTTAACCACCTACTGCCAGATTATCTCAATGTATTCCATATGGTATCAGAGACTCACAGTTACCCTAGTCGCCATAGTTTAAGCCAATCAGTACAGCTGCCACAAGTTCACTTGGAATGTGGAAGACGTAAGTTTAGCTACAGGGGCGTTTGTCAGTGGAACCACCTTCCAATGACTTTAAAAACGGCTCCcaacattgcaacattcaagcatatgatgaaactgggctgacctctgacctcatgaccggactgaagtatgattatggaaaacggtctttgtatatattatttgtatgttatgtatggTGCTGATGTGTCATGTATTATGTgttatccagggccccactgtaaagcagtgcaATGCACTGAgctgggctaccctggctaaagaaaacagaataaaaaaaaatgtatttacaaagTTAAGACATTGTTTTTTCCAGCCTGTACCTTTCCTCCCCGTGCAGCCAGTGGTAGAGGCTGCCCAGTGAGACTGATATATTTACAAAGTTGAGCCAGTACCTTTCCTCCCCGTGTAGCCAGTGGTAGAGGCTACCCTGCGCCATGTACTCCAGCACCATGATGGGCAGGTCTGCCGTGGTGCACACTCCCAGCAGCAGCACCACACGGGGGTGACGCAGCTCCCTCAGGAGGCTCACCTGGGAAGTGCAGCTTTAGTTAGACTTATAACTGTAGCGACATTTTGCTAACAAAATCCTTCTACATGTATCACATACTCTACTTGAATTTTTTGCAATGCAGGTATGCCAAAAATGAACACTTTAAAGCGTAAGTGCTCGGTATGTTGAAGAAGAACTACAATGCCATtcttagttttaaaaaaatgataccCGGTATATAAAGCGCAAGTCAGTCCAGTTCATTCTCTGTAGAGAGGTGATACCACTGTCCCACATGACAGTATAAACCCTCCAAAAATGTGGTCTATGATTTCTATATCATAAATCAATGATAGATTTCTCGTACCTCTGCACCAAAGTAGTTTTTGTCAGCAGCAGAAAGGGGAGACCGTAGTCTCTTGATGGCCACCTCTGTACCGTTGTAGACACCACAGAACACACGGGAGAACGCTCCTTCACCTAACAAATCTGATCAACACACAAAACTTTTAACATTCTCCAAACTGCATGTACTATATCATTGTGTGTACCAACAGGTTGACTCTGAATGTCTTCCAAAAGCATGCATCTTTATACTATCATTTCATGAGAATCATCATTGCAATTACTATTAAACAATTCTTTAAAAACATAGCTTTTTGAAGAGAAAGCATTCTTTTGCATCCATATAACAATGTTTCATGGTATGCTTTCACTTTTACGAATGACATATGGAACCAATACCGCATAAGATGCAAAATGCAGACCTTTAGTGCTATAGATGATGTCTTTCTCCACAATCTGACAGTTTCTGAGGGGATCTTTGTACTTCAACCTCTTCAGCTCCGACTCAAGATGTCTGAggggaaaaaacaacattatcagGAAGATGTTCAACAATCACTGTACCAATAAGCTACCCTATTCTTACTTATTGCATTGAGCTTACTTGGAAAAAGAAGTGTTTGATTTTAGGAAATGTTACATCTTCATGACATCATCTTGTGCAAGCAAGAATACATTATGCCTTTTATCTTtaaatcttcatacatacattaaaCAAAGCTTCCCATTATATACATAAGGAGACTTTGAAAACCAGAGTGTAAATGTCACACACTCAATTACACTTAATACATTACCAAATGGGAAAAGAGTGGGTATGGACTTAAACTGGTAGATTTGCCTGTATCATCTAAAACTTTACATCAAAATTTTTCATTTGAAACTTTATGTTGCCAGATGTGTAATAAGAGACGAACACACCTTATCTCCTTCCTATGTTTGTCCTGTTCCTTCCTTAACTGTCTCATCAGGTCCTGCTTGGATGGagatgttgtcatggcaacaggccTGCCACTCCCACCTTCCCTCTTGTTCCCAGTGTTCTCAGAGACATCCATCTCCTCCCCAGAATCTTTACCAGCAGCATGACTCTGTGCTGCCATGTTGTGAGGAGATGTTGGGGATTTGGATTTGTAGACCATCTGCATTTCCTCCAGTTGTCGCTGGATTTTGTCCACGATTTCTCTGGAAGTTTGTTCATTTTCCTTCCCTCTCTGCTGTAGACCGCTTACCTTAAAAACAGTAATTAAACATAAACGTACTTTACAAAACTATTTAACATGCAAACAAGAAATGTTCCTTCTAGACAATGTAAAATGCAAGGGACTGCTATATGCACACTTAATGTACTGTATCCATTCCCTTTAAACCCTAGTGACAGGAGTAGACCAATCCTATAACTCCGCCCACCTTCGTCAAAGCGTAGAGATGCAAactaaaacataaaaatgcaaatatctgaCCGACATACAGCCAGTCCCTCcctggttgaactgctaattgcaATGGTCTATTGacagttacatttttgtaggaTTGGTCTCTTGTGGGGATTTGTTTGGCTTGCTCTCACCTGCAGCTCTACATCATCAGATACATGTTCCCTCTGTCGAGACCTGTTAGTCCTGCTGCCAGTGTCTGGTCTGTGCTCTGATTCCTTCCTGTTCCCAGAGTCAGGGCCGTCCAACTCCCCACCCCTGGCGGTAGACCTGCCCAGCCCCAGCCCCTCCAGGGTCAGGGATATCCCCTGGGGTTGTCTGGACCAGATACTGGCCTGGGAGGTTGTCCTGCTACTGTCGACATTACTctctgtaaaaacaaaatggcaggGCTAACATTCTGCATCACAAGCACTGATTCTTCTCACTTGCTTCTTGTAAACAACAGGTCAGATGTTTagttctcttcgccaatggcgatagagtatgattttgccgacttgggtctgtatgtaggtcaacaacatataagtcgagaaattgtggatggaactttttgattttttgtaggtgtgtatcggttgtcgaaaggcatgcctagtttgaaaatggtttacctggcgttttcctacggtacagcagcgagctttgtatttttttgagGTTTGTTTcaggaagcataagtcaaaatgcagctgggcgatttctacgatatttggtaggtgtgtagcggttgtgtaaaggattgtgcgagaatggtttagctagcttttacctatgatgctgtagctggctttgtatgtaagtgcgtttgtctgtatgcaagataactcaagatgctTTTGAtgaatgctaatgatattttgttgatatgtaggggacacagaaaggaaggtcaagttcgataatgggcctcctggcgacttgttttggtactgcaagtgagcgtcaaagcttgcgcctaaattttccagaagtgccaggtttaCAATTTTTTAGtcgtggatagctgttgggactaggagtgaatggtgtaattttgggtcccctagcagcttgtttggaactgcagtgggtcttatagttcgtaacttttaagaaggataactccAGAGGAGATTGTTGGATagtctttgtttttggtaggtagttaCTTTGGGTGATaatgaacataatgagatgcaaattatataaatcactatctatttgatataattacgtagggaaacttctatataGGTTAAAaatatacttgtgacggagtcacccgAAAGAAATTGAATcggcccatagatgtctaaaaatagagaaaaagtagGTCAAGACAGCCAGAcactgacaagcatgaaattctgattgaccagggatgctacccgAGGTCATCTTTGATCACAGTCCAAGGCCCCCTAAAATgaatactattcggccaggctagagtctggtagagtctgattttaacaaaacactatgaaagttgcgctggaaagtatcacaacattgtgCATCATTTCCTTGTCACCAGTttgccgagaaggttatgtttttggtagcatttgtgggtttgtgaggaacacacgttcatgcagtcatttgctattggggtaggtactatttagtaatacatgataagacgttaaagtcttaataaaggcatgattatttggcgaagagatgtgttcgttgaactctagtttaaataTATATCTACTTTTTAACTTGAACTTTGAGCATTAGAAATGGTGAGGATCACAACAATGACAACTCTGGAAATCATATGAAAGACTGATGAATGCAGAATGCTGAAACTAGCTAAGCACAATACCTTTTTCTGGTGGATGTAAAATGGTATATACCACCAGACAAACTTGTATGCTTGTTCTTCTATGATCTGTGGAACTCCAAGTGTAGGACTTTTTTTGTAGCTGATGCAATTTGCTTATTCATTAAGGCTTGCTTTTCATAGCCAACAAAGCACCCAGAGTCATACCTTATGTTCTTGATAAGCATACAGAGCTAAAAAATACAAAGGCTTTACCAATATCTTCAAGTTCCATGTCAGGTGAGTCAGAGGCACCACTAGACCCCCTGTCTTCTGCTGTCATCTCTTCCTTCAGTTCTgcttccttcttcttctccaggAACCTCGCAGCCATCTTGTCTCTCTCTGCCTTCTTCCTTTGCTCTATTTTCTCCTTCTGTCGTTTCTGCCTTTCCTCCTCCTGCTGTCTGTGGCTGGCCTTTTCTGCTGCCAGTTTCACACCTATGATAGATAACACGTGAGGTACACAACTAGAGCATTAGAAcactcacatgtacacacaccCTCATGCCGTGATCTCCTCATTAAGATAAGTTATATCAGAAACTTTGAAGCACCTTGTCATAAAGTACTTTGTGAGCTTAACTCCCACCATAACACTACAAAACACCACTTGtgactgtagaaaaaaaaaaacttggactAATACATGCTTTGGGACCAAAAGACTTTTAATGAGGCCAGTAAGAAAATCGTGGAAAAACCTACCGGCTCTTGACCTCCTGACAACATCAGCAGACACAGGCCTCTTGGATTTCCTCTCTTTAGGTACAACAACATCCATGCTTCTTGTGCCACTACTTGCTGGCCTTTTTGTCATGCCCGACGAGAAGGGCTTCCCTTTTATTGGCCCTTTCCTCTCTATTTTTGGTGCTTCAGCCTTTGTAGATTTCTCCTTTGCTTTATCGAAACTATTTCTGAGCTGTTCGACTCCAAACATAATCTTGTTCATCGCGCCGATAGCTGTGACTCCCATCCGTGCCAGTTGGTCTTCTGATAGAAGTCGCAGTCCTTCCAAGTCAATTTCATTATCTGCAAAAATCTTGACGTATTTCTCCTGTTCCATTAAGTTCAGACTGGCTAGCCATGCTGCAACTGCTGGGTCACAGGAGGTCGGGACCTCTGACCTTACAACGGTACCTTCTTTTCTCCTGGTATGATTGGTTCTTGCAGCCGGCTGTGCAGAGTTTGTCTTCAGTTTTGTACTGATGGTTTTGCTCATGTACCGCTGTGGCTTAACTTTAGCTGGGTCGTTGTTCGTGTCGTTCAAAACTTTCGCTTTCATGCTGACCAACCTGTCTTGGTATGTCTTTCCTGTTGTTACGATCTGCACCTCTGCCTCTTCTGATTCCCCAGTGCCAATGTCTTCTGCATCTTTCACTTCTGTGTCAAACGATACCTTTTGTATACTCTGTGTCTGCTTCTTCCCATTGGCAGCATTATCACTGCCCGTCTCCTTACTCTGTGTGGATAGAGATCGTCCATGcttcctgtcaatcaaaactcCTTTGAGTTTTCCAGCCTTTTGTCCCcttgtccctgatgctgaactTGGCCTCTTCAGGATTTTACTAGGCTGCGCCACATCCATACCAATGAATCCCAGTGCAGGGTTTTGTCCCTCTATGTGCCTTGCTTCCCTCTCACAAATGTTGTCTCTAATAACAGGCTTTCTCTCTGAGCTTTTGGTCTTGCCTCCAGCAGTTAACTGAACAGTGGTTGGCTCTCTCCCAACGCTTCCCTTTGTCCCCTGATTGTATAATAACGTGCTGTCCTTTGGGACCGATGAATTTTTGATCGGCTGCTTTCCAGACGGCGGTCTCTTGTACGCTGCTCTCTTTTTCTCCATCCTGCTGTTTTCGATGTCTCCTAGGACGTCGTCCTCAATGTCGCTGATGGATTTGAAGGTCGTGAGCTTGCCTTGTGCTCCCGCCTGCCACCTAGCTCCGCCTATAGCTTTCCTAaatattcacacacaaaaatcactaattacTTTCTTTGAAATTAAATGGAATCTTATAGAATCACTTGAAACTTAACAGATTTCCAATGTAAGGTACCCTCTTTAGGCTATTTCAGAAGAAATTCAATACACTTACGAGAGATTTGCCTGGACAGTTAACAGCATTAATCTGTACCTCCAGGCCTGGAATAGTTTGGGATAACAGCCAAGTATCGCTGTCATTACACTGTATGTGACCATGGAATTGTAACGGCAAATAACATCATTTCACTCGCACTGCGTCATCTGCTCTGCTGCCATCGTCTATATTAGGTGGTACGGTGATACTATCGGCAATACCAATGAGTTTTAGATTTTATCGTTTGTAGAATGAAATAAGGCACAGTTTGTAGTGTTAGCCTAATTTCACATTAAAACTGCAGCATAAcataaattataaaatcaatgcTATGCTTTTGagcctacattgtacatactgcTTGTTTctagtataaaagaaataattacCACTGTATATCATAGCCCATATAAATGTGCTAAGCCAAAATCATTGATAATGTTCCTGCACAGGAAATGAACACAGACCCAAAAGACCCATTTATAGTCTCTGAAGTGTAGATATTGACAATTTGACACCTCCACATATCCTGTATCAACAATCAGTCTATGTGGTTATCTTACTTTTATACTTTCATCAAATTCTATAAACTATCTATATACTTAGTCCCTGTCGCAAAATTTTGAAAGTCACGTCTTCTACAAATTTTGCCTTTAGTATAATGAAGTTGAAGATTGATAAAGAAAATTTTCCATATTCCCAATCTGCAATGGGCATGGACCAAATTCCCAACCCTTAATTGTTTATCCCCTATTCAATTGAATTGAAAAGCTAACATCTGATCCCGGCCATAAGTAAGCATTATACTAACTAGACAACTTCTAGAATATACCAATCATTGTCGGTTATTGTGTTACAGCAAAGGGCAGTTAAGCCGACCAGCTATTATATGAGCTAACAGATTGTCTCATCAAGTAGGGCATTTGGTCTAGGGTTGAACAATTATTGATTTTTGATTATTACAAATACCAACTCCCTTATCTTTTAACCCCACAATTTCCATGTAGCTGTAAGTGTTATGAACTCATTCAAATTTGTAAAGTAATGAACCCTACTAGTATAGTCAAGGTTTACTCAAAATACAAATATAATTTGTTCAACTTACAGGAAGTATAAAGCTGGAAGAGGATAACAAATCACTTCCTTTGGAAATCCTATTTCCCATCAAATCCATGTCAATTGGCAGTTCTTTTTCTAACTCAATTTCCCTTTCTACTCTATCTAGGGAGTGATAAAGACGTCCCATTCATCAATAGATGCACTGGAATGATGAATGCTAACTTGGGAATAGGACACGGTTGTGGAGACTAGTAATATCTGGAAGTGTCTTTGGATCCTGATTTGGTAATTAGTATGATAAAAGAGAAAATGTTTGAAGGGATATAATTTCCTGGTAGGAAGAAAAAGGAAAGTTCACAGTAGTTTTAAGACCGTAGTTGAAACAAGGGAGTAGGTGAGCAGAAGACAGAAAAACATTTATACAGCATTAAGATCACAGTATAGAGAGGTCATCACAAAATCATGAACATAAAACTATtgcaaacatttcttcttttccaGTAGGTGTAGGTCTCACCTCATCATCCCCCGCACAGATTTGTTCTCAGAGTCGACCTGTCGGTGATGCATGTCGAGTGCACTCTGCAGCTTCATCACATCCCTGCTCAGCTCCTCATTCTCCCTGGCCAGGTCCAGCACCAATCTGTCCACAGAATTATAAAAtgatcatttacatgtacctgcaaaaCATTGGCGtcaaaaaggtacatgtaacggAGGGGGGGCCCTAAATTCGccacttttaaaaaaatcatattttacaAATTAAAGATGAATTGCAAGAGCCAAGAGATGTTTTGGGGTTATATTACAAGTTTTGACTTTTGACATGagtgttaccatggtgattgaCCGAGTatcaaggtcaaaggtcagccagTGATTGACCGAGTatcaaggtcaaaggtcagccagCAATCACATGGCGTAATTCATTATGGGTATGTCATTATTACTTGACCTGACCTACTAAATAATGCATCAAATTTGATTTGTCTTGCAAATATTCACAAATTACTCACCAGCATAAACTTTCAGTACCCTTTCTTCTGAGAaactaatactaatagtaatatTTACACATTCAGTGATTCACTAGTTTGTTTTGAAGTTGTCTCAAAATTCTATCAAAAACGTTAAGTTGAGACTTTAATGCTGGGACAGAGTGACAGAGACAAAACCTGAGCCAGTGCCCCTGCAGAAACAAGTGATACTAATGGAAAATCAAAGGGACCAGCCCGACAGACTGTACATCAACTCCCACAGACTAAGTACCACAGGCTGGCCTCCATCCAAGCATGGTAAAACCCAATATCCTGGCCAAGACTCCAGTCCTACTGTACTAGCTTTAATAACGATCTCTAGAAACGGCATACATTGACACAGTTGTTGCTGCCTGGTATGACGTGATGTAGCCACTGCACCATAGTAAAGAGTACAGTTGtagtatttatttcattttatcaaTCTCCAATCATATTTGGGggagaaaattgtttttttgaGTGGCCAGCTTTTCTGGCAGACAGACACCACAGTACTATACTTTACTATGTTGAACGGTGTAAACAGTCTTTAAAAAAGCAATCCAGTATTCAAATATCGTACACAATTGTCAGTCCATGTACATTATATGATGAATGGATAGAAGTAGCAAATACAAGATTTAAGTATATAATTACAAGGCCATAGCAACTAACTTTAAAGGATGACATCAGTGTGTGGATTGATTCAGGATGACGTCATACGTAAGCCCTTAAGGTATTGAAATGCAATAGATTAATTATTACTGCTATCAAATTGAAATGGGTATTGCTATCAATTGGGGATTTCCTATTTTTGGAACAATCTATTTTTCAGGCGCCTGTTGCCCGCCTCGTTTTCATGAGGGCCACATATGCTTACATGACGTCATTCACATTTTTGGCAAGTACCATTTTGCAATTGGTTACTGTAGGACTTTTAGTTGGCTATTTTTTGCAAAACAGGTCACCAGCTCACAGCGTGACTCAGGACGTAGGAAGACAGACCTTGCAGTGGTCATGTTAAGTTGATCTAAGTACTGTGTCAAGACTCTAAGTTACCCTACTCCAGTTCCAATCCATAATTTGGGGATAAGTTTACCCAAACCCTACCCTACACCCAAAGAAAAATTCATCTCATGCATTTAGCCGcttggcgcgttggtacacccgatccctcgatctcggaagttaagcaatgtgcagtccggacagtacttggatgggagtcccccaaccaaggacgtccggattgctgtagcctcacaaagctttccacgaaatcgtcttctgggagggacgtaaaacgggggtcccatgctcgaggaggtgcctcgaccacgttaaacagcctcattacccacattttgggtacctactggctgcaaaatacacccgatattacattattattattattattatatatctaGTTCTAATATGCACATCCAGAATAAACTGGTTAACTTAACCCTACCCTAGTTCAAATCTAGCATAAATTGGTTATGAACTATCCTAGCTCTAATccagcatattttttttttaatcctatCCTAGTTTCAATCCAGATACTTGAACCATACCCTCCCTCTAATGGAGTCTAAATCCAATCCAACCTCTTCCGCCTCctctactactactaggctCTGCCATCattttttggaacagcccattTAGACGTCTGCAAATTCCAAAATTGCAGCTTATGTACTTATGGATCAGGAAGCAGCactagatttttttcaacaagaTTGAAATACGCAAGGGAAAAGTTTTCTAAtaattctatccagttgcttgagcaattACTCTCTTGTGTATCTTATCACCTTGAAGCTTGACCTACCGTCGTCCGTCGACGTATGAAAATTaaaatgcatagaaaaatgTATGTCATACTTACTGTCTGTTTTTGTCCGAGAGCTTATACTTCTGTTGAGACTTCGCCATTCTAGACGATCACTCCATTACCGAATTCTGCAGCAACAAAGTATTGCGGAAAATTTTACATAGCGGTCCCACCGGTCACCAGGCCAGGTTGGGGTGGGGTGTAAATTACCTTAAAAAAAAGCGAATTTTACGGAAAAGCGGATAGTTAACTGTATAGAAATTAACTCAAACGAAGCCTATGGTCAATAAATTTTTACCTGTCGAATTATATCAGCTTCTCCTTTTCCAAACAGCTTCTAAACGAATAAAACGGCCCAAAGTCTGTTCCAAACTTTGCAGAGTCCGCCATTTTGGCAGGTATTTGTGTACCGTCATGCTTCGCGTGAAATGAAATGTTCCATTTTGGGTGAGGGGGCGAGGTGCTACATTAATATTACCTCaatattgaaaagaaaaatcatagtacaacaaaacaaaaattcagAATATAAGTATTGAAGTGAAATCGAAAAGTTATATGATAACAATATTTCAATGAATTTaattgatgatgataaatataTCTGGCCCCAAAATAGAGTGGTACAGTCATCGCGGGAAATATGGCGGTCAGTTCGAAAACCAAGGTTGTCGAAAACAGATAATTAGTCAGTGCAAAAACTTCGCATTGTTGAAAGACTGCTGCATATATATGTAATTTCATAAATGCTGAAGTCTAAGAGATACTACTGTATGCACTTGGAACTAAAGAGAACGTCTGTTTCTTCTGTGATACTGACGAAGTGTACTAGACCTAGAGATGATATTTTGGAGAttataaaatcaaacaaaattttACTACTACCCCGGTATGGATGATTTGGTTCAAAAAGCGCAGATTTTCCGGGATATACTTATAGCTGCACGGGGACAGGGTGCTGCTGATTGGTCCATGGAGGATTTGGAGAGAGCTTATGGTTGGGCCGGGTACTTTGAACAGGTAtgacaaatatgaaataatgaatTTAGATCATGTTTgataagccctctcacagagatcagaacgcatacATGTGCGGTGACAGGGATTCTAGATATGTCAACAGGTAAAGGCCCTGAATAAGAAAGCAAAAACCCTCTGgatattgttttgaaaatcaaGTAATGTttgagacaaggactgttttctttttcgggactttaacctttgacatatttaccAAGAATTCACATTGCATGTTGCCACACATGCATTCTGACCTCTAGCTAGAGTGAAAGGCTTGTATAATGATAACGTTATAATCTATCAATAACGTTGTGAATTAAGCTGATTCAATCTGAATATAATCTGTTTCATTATAATCATACAGTTTCACAAATTGTCAAATATCAATTTGTTAAATTGTGTTAACTGACATCCAAACCAAATTTATTATACAACGACTCCAGTCGCGACGTCAGAACGCACGGCTTGTAATGATGTACAAGATAACCAACGGTCTGGTGGCCATTCCGCCTACTTGCCTCGTACCAGCACACATGAGTACCCATGCCAACCATTCACATAAGTACAGAACTCTACGATGCAGGTGTGATACTGCAAATTATGCCTACTTTGCCAGGACAATTCCCGACTGGAACAGCCTCTCCGCCCACATTGTCGACGACAGCCCCTCACTCACGGACACATTCAAGAACAGGTTGCTGTCATCTCACACCACGTAGTC contains the following coding sequences:
- the LOC118419133 gene encoding serine/threonine-protein kinase pakF-like encodes the protein MAKSQQKYKLSDKNRQLVLDLARENEELSRDVMKLQSALDMHHRQVDSENKSVRGMMRKAIGGARWQAGAQGKLTTFKSISDIEDDVLGDIENSRMEKKRAAYKRPPSGKQPIKNSSVPKDSTLLYNQGTKGSVGREPTTVQLTAGGKTKSSERKPVIRDNICEREARHIEGQNPALGFIGMDVAQPSKILKRPSSASGTRGQKAGKLKGVLIDRKHGRSLSTQSKETGSDNAANGKKQTQSIQKVSFDTEVKDAEDIGTGESEEAEVQIVTTGKTYQDRLVSMKAKVLNDTNNDPAKVKPQRYMSKTISTKLKTNSAQPAARTNHTRRKEGTVVRSEVPTSCDPAVAAWLASLNLMEQEKYVKIFADNEIDLEGLRLLSEDQLARMGVTAIGAMNKIMFGVEQLRNSFDKAKEKSTKAEAPKIERKGPIKGKPFSSGMTKRPASSGTRSMDVVVPKERKSKRPVSADVVRRSRAGVKLAAEKASHRQQEEERQKRQKEKIEQRKKAERDKMAARFLEKKKEAELKEEMTAEDRGSSGASDSPDMELEDIESNVDSSRTTSQASIWSRQPQGISLTLEGLGLGRSTARGGELDGPDSGNRKESEHRPDTGSRTNRSRQREHVSDDVELQVSGLQQRGKENEQTSREIVDKIQRQLEEMQMVYKSKSPTSPHNMAAQSHAAGKDSGEEMDVSENTGNKREGGSGRPVAMTTSPSKQDLMRQLRKEQDKHRKEIRHLESELKRLKYKDPLRNCQIVEKDIIYSTKDLLGEGAFSRVFCGVYNGTEVAIKRLRSPLSAADKNYFGAEVSLLRELRHPRVVLLLGVCTTADLPIMVLEYMAQGSLYHWLHGEERPDLDHVLYYQIARDTALGMNYLHNRKPAVLHLDLKSMNVLLDSQLRAKIADFGFSKLRHDADVKASQSGHLRGTPAWMAPELINQGNITTKVDVYSFGMILWEMLTRKHPYLGLSMFQVMECVRLNQRPDIPDYCPIGLSRLIGLCWAHNPARRPSFKDILISLESLSFPPEWRSLLSAAGIPRQAMEDANSAQRIIHLVSNSVVLSRDELEKAVVTGEVPRSNDEGLDTAKSTNSNTEQEEKFTTGGNPWADTKLDLDFGSSSDDEAAHEENHINTDSKSDTAKAESLTKRTYKILSSRKEEPHKVQKSVHVPRMWKGTWVDSEDRMEAEASDSESEDSLEASIRIADGNSDPKSARNIGATITGKTVPPAPPPPPPVADYEKYLLRTSYASPEKQQVKKKSQQSKENSDCEGQQGRANRHKKGPPKTSQPVIPASVLQEQKQRLRPVDLTRPQELPDISRVGQDRLVTIAEILKKAVGERRVAMNMADDIHSIEQSYSAVWSVDN